A stretch of the Musa acuminata AAA Group cultivar baxijiao chromosome BXJ2-7, Cavendish_Baxijiao_AAA, whole genome shotgun sequence genome encodes the following:
- the LOC135617492 gene encoding uncharacterized protein LOC135617492 — protein MPSGNSHSSSSQPKRELPALLHAARPFLRGELERVDPSLPSLLAVLRSVGAGECWHKHSTFLAHLSDVYRALKLWCVPDAVARCGLFHSAYSNSYVNLAIFDPGTGRDRVRDLVGIPAERLIHLFCIVPRQPLIHDDLLFHYSDAELANHLALSEDSLRQAREGGASDPTEPWRAKLRTLLPPEGIKVRHIRTGEDVPLSRRLVATFLLMTMADFADQLFDFQDKLFDNDDGRLTFHGNSWSTLWPGQGKPGLWLNSISKMGALYSLIVREEEIYMEERKRAGQGGEALCSSERDEEIELVIPPVFDNCTKLLAAKEQILARDLYWEAVCSGGEEEQEWERVKKLLIESCEKNPFVGEPHLVLGQVYLNLGKYEEAEWEAEKGLKLILEWGSSWDKRMSWEGWVAWGRVLLTKAEERSWPQTSWGILNLGLVK, from the coding sequence ATGCCGTCCGGCAACTCGCACTCTTCCTCCTCCCAACCCAAGCGGGAATTGCCTGCTCTGCTCCACGCCGCCCGCCCGTTCCTGCGCGGCGAGCTCGAGCGCGTCGACCCTTCCCTCCCCTCCCTCCTCGCAGTCCTCCGCTCTGTCGGCGCCGGTGAGTGCTGGCACAAGCACAGCACCTTCCTTGCTCACCTTTCCGACGTCTACCGTGCTCTCAAGCTCTGGTGCGTCCCCGACGCCGTCGCCCGCTGCGGCCTCTTCCACTCCGCTTACTCCAATTCCTACGTCAACCTCGCCATCTTCGACCCCGGCACCGGCCGCGACCGCGTCCGCGACCTCGTCGGCATCCCCGCCGAACGCCTCATCCACCTCTTCTGCATCGTTCCACGCCAGCCGCTCATCCACGACGACCTCCTCTTCCACTACTCCGACGCCGAGCTCGCCAACCACCTCGCGCTCTCCGAGGACTCCCTCCGCCAGGCCAGGGAGGGCGGTGCCTCCGACCCCACCGAACCGTGGCGGGCAAAGCTCCGCACGCTTCTCCCGCCAGAAGGGATAAAGGTCAGGCACATAAGGACCGGGGAGGACGTGCCGCTGTCGCGAAGGCTGGTGGCCACTTTCCTCCTGATGACCATGGCCGACTTCGCCGACCAGCTATTCGACTTCCAAGACAAGCTCTTCGACAACGACGACGGCCGGCTGACCTTCCACGGGAACAGCTGGTCGACGCTGTGGCCGGGCCAAGGGAAGCCAGGCCTGTGGCTCAACTCCATCTCCAAGATGGGCGCCTTGTATTCGCTCATAGTCAGAGAGGAGGAGATCTACATGGAGGAGAGGAAAAGAGCAGGGCAAGGCGGAGAAGCTCTGTGTAGCAGCGAAAGGGACGAAGAGATTGAGCTGGTCATCCCGCCGGTGTTCGACAACTGCACCAAGCTTCTGGCCGCAAAGGAGCAGATACTGGCAAGGGACTTGTACTGGGAAGCTGTGTGTTCTGGCGGAGAGGAGGAGCAGGAgtgggagagggtgaagaagctaCTAATTGAAAGCTGTGAGAAGAACCCATTCGTGGGGGAGCCTCACCTGGTGCTGGGGCAGGTGTATCTGAACCTGGGCAAGTATGAGGAGGCCGAGTGGGAGGCGGAGAAGGGGCTGAAGCTGATACTGGAGTGGGGGAGCAGCTGGGACAAGAGGATGTCTTGGGAGGGGTGGGTGGCTTGGGGGAGAGTGCTGCTGACAAAGGCAGAGGAGAGGTCATGGCCCCAGACTTCATGGGGGATCCTCAATCTGGGTCTCGTCAAATGA
- the LOC103973208 gene encoding high mobility group B protein 7: MGRSSSRSNPPRPRKRVEAETASTLKRARDGSAFTRCEACKKDVAVVLIDMHSCSLDSKIRMTLESQVVEKAVEAKKPVEKKRAVSSEGKERKAKKGKKSKDSSAPKRPATAFFLFMEDFRKTFKEANPDNKSVAVVSKEGGEKWKTMSDEEKKPYIVRAAELKEEYAKAVEKHDQEDEEEEKEGSSKEEEEVEEENEA, from the exons ATGGGAAGGAGTTCATCAAGGTCCAACCCTCCGAGACCGCGGAAGAGGGTGGAGGCGGAGACTGCCAGCACACTGAAGCGCGCAAGGGACGGGAGCGCCTTCACCAGATG TGAGGCATGCAAAAAGGATGTTGCTGTCGTCCTCATCGACATGCATAGCTGCAGTCTTGATTCCAAAATCAGGATGACTCTTG AGTCTCAGGTTGTCGAGAAAGCAGTCGAGGCCAAGAAGCCCGTGGAGAA AAAAAGGGCGGTTTCCTCTGAAGGTAAGGAGAGGAAGGCAAAGAAGGGGAAGAAGTCCAAAGACTCCAGTGCCCCCAAGCGACCagccactgccttcttcctctttAT GGAAGATTTTAGGAAGACATTCAAGGAGGCTAATCCTGACAACAAGAGTGTAGCTGTG GTGTCTAAGGAAGGCGGTGAGAAGTGGAAGACCATGTCAGATGAA GAAAAGAAACCTTACATCGTACGAGCAGCAGAACTCAAAGAAGAGTATGCAAAAGCTGTAGAGAAACACGATCaggaagatgaggaagag GAAAAAGAAGGATCAtccaaggaagaagaggaggtagaAGAAGAAAATGAGGCCTAA